In Bacillus sp. DX3.1, the following proteins share a genomic window:
- a CDS encoding spore coat associated protein CotJA codes for MDKFMKSYTPYHSPKDPCPPIGKKYYSTPPHLYMGFQPPNLPQFPPKEALKKGTLWPAFYDYYENPYKKGR; via the coding sequence ATGGATAAATTTATGAAATCATACACACCGTACCATAGTCCAAAAGATCCTTGCCCTCCCATTGGAAAGAAATATTACTCAACTCCTCCTCATTTATATATGGGATTTCAACCACCAAATTTGCCACAATTCCCACCAAAAGAAGCATTAAAGAAAGGCACTTTATGGCCTGCTTTTTATGATTATTACGAAAATCCATATAAGAAAGGGCGGTGA
- a CDS encoding amino acid permease: MKSLLRKKPLTTESSRQLQRTLTALDLTFLGIGAVIGTGIFVLTGIVAAKHSGPGIMLSFLIAAFTCACVAFCYAEFASSIPISGSVYTYAYMTVGEIVAFIVGWCLMLEYLLAVAAVAVGWSGYLQSLLHGFNIHLPAIIASAPGMGKGGIIDLPAVCILLFITLLLSRGIRESARINNVMVLIKLAVIIAFIVAGAKYVKPENWTPFLPFGYDGIITGAATVFFAFLGFDAIATAAEETKKPQRDLPIGIIGSLLICTVLYMIVSFVLTGMVPYTQLDVSDPVAFALQFVGEDTIAGLLAVGAMTGMTTVILVVMYGQVRVSYAMSRDGLLPKALARVNQRVKIPLLNTWITGIAAALLAGLLDLHLLANLVNIGTLTAFSFVCFAVLILRKTHPNLQRGFRAPFVPVLPIVAICCCIYLMINLSATTWKSFAVWLAIGLCVYFFYSRRNSHLLTEKNTDEKKEA, from the coding sequence GTGAAATCATTATTACGAAAAAAACCGTTGACGACTGAATCATCACGGCAGCTGCAAAGAACATTAACTGCATTAGATTTAACCTTTTTAGGCATTGGAGCTGTAATTGGGACAGGCATTTTCGTTTTAACAGGGATCGTAGCTGCTAAGCATTCTGGTCCGGGTATTATGTTATCCTTTCTGATTGCTGCGTTTACTTGTGCTTGTGTTGCCTTCTGTTATGCAGAATTCGCTTCCTCCATCCCTATTTCCGGAAGCGTTTACACGTATGCGTATATGACAGTTGGAGAAATTGTTGCGTTCATTGTTGGCTGGTGTTTAATGCTTGAATACTTGCTAGCCGTTGCAGCGGTAGCTGTTGGCTGGTCAGGGTATTTGCAATCATTGCTGCATGGTTTTAACATTCATCTACCCGCCATCATTGCCTCGGCCCCCGGTATGGGAAAGGGGGGAATAATTGATTTACCAGCTGTATGTATTTTACTTTTTATTACACTACTTCTTAGCCGCGGAATCCGCGAAAGCGCTCGCATTAATAACGTAATGGTATTAATTAAATTAGCGGTAATTATTGCCTTTATCGTAGCAGGTGCCAAATATGTAAAACCAGAAAACTGGACACCGTTTTTACCATTTGGATATGATGGAATCATTACAGGTGCAGCGACAGTCTTCTTTGCTTTCTTAGGCTTTGATGCCATTGCAACAGCCGCTGAAGAAACGAAAAAGCCACAGCGTGATTTACCGATTGGTATTATCGGTTCCCTTCTCATCTGTACTGTCTTGTATATGATTGTATCCTTTGTGTTAACAGGGATGGTTCCTTATACGCAGTTAGATGTTTCGGACCCAGTTGCTTTTGCTCTTCAGTTTGTTGGTGAAGATACAATTGCTGGTTTATTAGCCGTCGGAGCAATGACCGGAATGACGACCGTTATTTTAGTCGTTATGTATGGACAAGTTCGCGTTTCCTACGCGATGAGCCGGGATGGTCTCCTTCCAAAAGCATTGGCACGCGTCAATCAAAGAGTAAAAATACCGTTATTAAACACATGGATTACTGGGATTGCAGCCGCATTATTAGCAGGCTTACTAGATCTACATTTGCTTGCGAATTTAGTAAATATCGGTACACTAACCGCCTTTTCATTCGTTTGCTTCGCTGTACTTATTTTACGAAAAACACATCCAAATTTACAGCGAGGTTTCCGCGCTCCATTCGTACCCGTATTACCAATCGTTGCAATCTGTTGTTGTATATATTTAATGATTAACCTTTCTGCAACAACATGGAAAAGCTTTGCTGTCTGGCTTGCAATTGGACTATGCGTCTATTTCTTCTATTCTAGACGCAATAGCCATTTACTTACCGAAAAAAATACCGATGAGAAAAAAGAAGCCTAA
- a CDS encoding DUF2935 domain-containing protein, with the protein MDRTYEESALFEHKFWLKVLGDHAQFMADALAPKETEDIQTAMGFVQTFDRFLRNIHTVDLVNFAKEAKEVAEKFREFKLSILRKQLERKVVINFTSIFLNHMVNELEEYIIVLEYLIKAEVPPVFHELHYHLVWLTDAAGHAGAITSKLDLVEKRLKEKSEEYEKHFEQFYLKAVEMTGYLRTELHSFPALKKFTKDVSLELTLFSRFLHELEELELSEQILGTLSGRMADHMAREECYYLLKLAQASGLEIPKCNPL; encoded by the coding sequence ATGGACCGAACGTATGAAGAAAGTGCGTTGTTTGAACATAAATTTTGGTTGAAGGTTTTAGGTGATCATGCACAGTTTATGGCAGATGCACTAGCTCCAAAAGAAACGGAAGATATTCAAACAGCGATGGGATTTGTGCAAACCTTTGATAGGTTTTTACGTAATATTCACACTGTTGATTTGGTTAACTTTGCGAAAGAGGCAAAAGAAGTAGCAGAGAAGTTTAGAGAATTTAAGCTGAGTATATTAAGAAAGCAGTTAGAAAGAAAAGTTGTTATAAATTTTACATCGATATTTCTCAATCATATGGTGAATGAATTGGAAGAGTACATAATCGTACTAGAATATTTAATAAAAGCAGAAGTACCACCTGTTTTCCATGAATTACATTATCACCTCGTTTGGTTAACGGATGCAGCGGGGCATGCTGGTGCAATAACAAGCAAGTTAGACCTTGTTGAAAAACGTTTGAAAGAGAAGAGTGAAGAGTATGAAAAGCATTTTGAGCAATTTTACTTAAAAGCTGTGGAAATGACCGGTTATTTGCGGACAGAACTACACTCTTTTCCGGCTTTAAAAAAATTTACAAAAGATGTTTCATTAGAACTGACATTATTTTCGCGGTTTCTTCATGAATTGGAGGAGTTAGAGTTATCTGAGCAAATATTAGGTACATTATCTGGAAGAATGGCAGATCATATGGCAAGAGAAGAATGTTATTATTTATTGAAATTAGCGCAGGCTTCTGGATTGGAAATACCAAAGTGTAATCCGCTTTAA
- a CDS encoding Ku protein, giving the protein MHTIWKGSLSLGLLKIGIKLYSAVEEKDIKFLHLHKECLTPIKYKKIAPDCSDDDINEEDIVKAYEYEPHKYIILEDKELADLQKALEPRAIRILSFVQNDEIDSIFFDRSYFIGPTSGSEKAYLLLKEALERTNKLGLVHISVRKKTHLAIIRSFQEGLILQTIHYPDEIRNIRDIPNLPKNEETPLQKQEVVTAMNLIHHLTTPFVPEEYTDEYREALLDFIEEKIEKQQETEIMSHPKDIINIMETLNASIEQVKQQTIKKKEKTNTQKAT; this is encoded by the coding sequence ATGCATACAATATGGAAAGGCTCTCTCTCACTTGGTTTATTAAAAATTGGCATCAAATTATATAGTGCTGTAGAAGAAAAAGATATTAAGTTTCTACACCTTCATAAGGAATGCCTTACTCCGATTAAATATAAAAAGATTGCTCCTGACTGTTCGGATGATGACATTAATGAAGAAGATATTGTAAAAGCTTATGAATACGAGCCACATAAATATATTATCTTGGAAGATAAAGAATTAGCTGATCTACAAAAAGCACTTGAACCAAGAGCAATTCGTATTCTTTCTTTTGTTCAAAACGATGAAATTGACTCTATTTTTTTCGACCGTTCTTACTTTATCGGTCCTACATCAGGTTCAGAAAAGGCATATTTATTGCTAAAAGAAGCACTTGAACGAACAAACAAACTTGGACTTGTTCATATTTCCGTTCGCAAAAAAACACATTTAGCTATTATTCGTAGTTTTCAAGAAGGACTCATTCTACAAACTATTCACTATCCAGATGAAATACGAAACATAAGAGACATTCCAAATCTCCCTAAGAACGAAGAGACACCACTCCAAAAACAAGAAGTAGTTACAGCAATGAACTTAATTCATCACCTTACAACTCCCTTTGTTCCTGAAGAATATACAGATGAATATCGAGAAGCCCTTCTTGATTTTATTGAAGAAAAAATTGAAAAACAACAAGAGACTGAAATCATGTCCCATCCAAAAGATATTATAAATATTATGGAAACATTAAATGCTAGCATTGAACAAGTAAAACAACAAACAATCAAGAAAAAAGAAAAAACAAATACACAAAAAGCCACATAA
- a CDS encoding DUF1232 domain-containing protein encodes MKKFINRFRFMLQFRRFGPFLYDFFTSKEVAVQKKIISIGLLIGYVVFPFDIIPDFLFLFGVLDDIAVITFILQQIVKIAPPHLQEKYKLNKG; translated from the coding sequence ATGAAAAAGTTTATCAACCGATTTCGATTCATGCTTCAGTTTCGTCGATTTGGCCCATTTTTATATGACTTTTTTACATCAAAAGAAGTCGCTGTTCAGAAGAAAATCATATCAATTGGTCTTCTAATTGGATATGTAGTATTTCCATTTGATATAATTCCAGATTTTCTTTTCTTATTTGGTGTGCTAGATGATATTGCGGTCATTACGTTTATCTTACAGCAAATTGTGAAAATCGCACCGCCTCACCTACAAGAAAAATATAAATTGAACAAAGGATAG
- the cotJC gene encoding spore coat protein CotJC: MWIYEKKLQYPVKVSTCNPALAKLLVEQYGGADGELAAALRYLNQRYTIPDQVIGLLTDIGTEEFAHLEMIATMIYKLTKDATPEQMKAAGLDAQYANHDSALFYHNAGGVPFTATYIQAKGDPIADLYEDIAAEEKARATYQWLINLSDDPDINDSLRFLREREIVHSQRFREAVEILKEERDRQIYF, from the coding sequence ATGTGGATATATGAAAAAAAATTGCAATACCCTGTAAAAGTCAGTACTTGTAATCCAGCACTCGCAAAATTATTAGTTGAGCAATATGGCGGTGCAGATGGAGAATTAGCTGCTGCCCTCCGTTATTTAAACCAACGCTATACGATTCCAGACCAAGTCATTGGTTTATTGACAGACATCGGAACAGAAGAATTTGCACACCTTGAAATGATTGCAACAATGATTTATAAATTAACAAAAGACGCAACACCGGAACAAATGAAAGCAGCTGGACTTGATGCTCAGTACGCCAATCATGATAGTGCATTATTTTATCACAACGCAGGGGGCGTTCCGTTTACAGCAACATACATACAGGCAAAAGGAGATCCAATCGCAGATTTATATGAAGATATCGCAGCAGAAGAGAAAGCGAGAGCAACCTATCAATGGCTTATCAACCTGTCAGATGACCCTGATATAAATGATAGTTTACGCTTTTTACGAGAACGTGAAATTGTTCATTCCCAACGTTTCCGTGAAGCTGTTGAAATATTAAAAGAAGAACGAGACAGACAAATTTATTTTTAA
- the brnQ gene encoding branched-chain amino acid transport system II carrier protein gives MRTTLKPSQILSISLLLFAVFFGAGNMIFPPLLGLSSGENMWISISGFIITDVGLSLLAIVAVALAGGSFKNLASRVHPKFAAVLAIIIYLSIGPLFVIPRTGSVSYEIGIAPLFQEQWYSMLLFSFIFFTVVYFLSLNPSKLVDHIGKILTPILLGIIAIMATKAIISPAGSFVTPVGDYKEIPFFKGFLEGFLTLDAIGALVLSTIVVNAIRQNGVQEKTAIAKYTIICGSIAALFLTIVYFLLGYIGASSGNLGQFENGGQLLATVMYQLFGTSGNILLSIAIIFACLTTAIGVVSAFANYFTSILKNVSYKKLVLYVCIFSFIVSNLGLSLLLKITLPVLIILYPITIILIFVSFIDRYTRCKPSVYIGAMVAAFIISCIHALDNVGMMPAAISSIVSTIPFYKLGIGWIVPAIVGGIIGYFLPQTQIKGEVSTK, from the coding sequence ATGCGCACAACTTTAAAGCCATCGCAAATTCTCTCGATTAGCTTATTGCTATTTGCGGTTTTCTTCGGTGCTGGTAATATGATTTTCCCGCCTCTTCTTGGGCTTTCTTCAGGGGAAAATATGTGGATTTCTATTTCAGGTTTTATTATTACGGATGTAGGGTTGTCATTATTAGCAATTGTTGCTGTCGCTCTTGCAGGTGGTAGTTTCAAAAATCTAGCAAGTCGTGTTCATCCAAAATTTGCAGCAGTATTAGCCATTATTATCTATCTTTCAATCGGACCACTATTTGTTATTCCACGAACTGGATCTGTTTCATATGAAATTGGAATCGCACCACTTTTCCAAGAACAATGGTATTCCATGTTACTTTTTAGCTTTATTTTCTTTACGGTTGTTTACTTCTTATCATTAAACCCATCCAAATTAGTTGATCATATCGGAAAAATATTAACGCCAATCTTACTTGGAATCATTGCTATTATGGCAACAAAAGCCATTATTTCCCCAGCAGGTTCGTTTGTAACTCCCGTTGGTGATTATAAAGAGATTCCATTTTTCAAAGGATTTTTAGAAGGGTTTTTAACATTAGATGCAATCGGTGCTCTCGTTTTATCAACCATTGTCGTCAATGCCATTCGTCAAAATGGTGTACAAGAAAAAACGGCAATTGCAAAATATACGATTATTTGCGGAAGCATTGCTGCTCTCTTCTTAACAATCGTTTATTTCTTACTCGGATATATCGGGGCATCAAGCGGAAACCTAGGACAATTTGAAAACGGCGGACAGCTGTTAGCAACTGTGATGTATCAGTTATTTGGGACAAGCGGTAATATTCTACTCAGCATCGCCATTATATTTGCTTGCTTGACGACAGCTATTGGTGTAGTCAGTGCTTTCGCTAACTATTTCACAAGTATATTGAAAAATGTTTCTTATAAAAAACTCGTATTATATGTTTGTATCTTTAGTTTTATCGTTTCAAACCTAGGATTAAGCTTATTACTCAAAATTACATTACCTGTGTTAATTATTCTCTATCCGATTACAATCATCTTAATTTTCGTATCATTTATTGATAGATATACGAGATGTAAACCATCTGTATACATCGGTGCAATGGTTGCGGCATTTATCATTAGCTGCATTCACGCACTTGATAATGTAGGAATGATGCCAGCTGCTATTTCATCTATCGTAAGTACAATTCCCTTTTACAAATTAGGAATTGGGTGGATTGTTCCAGCAATCGTTGGCGGTATTATCGGTTACTTCCTACCACAGACACAGATAAAAGGTGAAGTTTCTACAAAATAA
- a CDS encoding spore coat protein has translation MQLATHELRDLSELIMGCYNTINTMATYIQQAQELELKQMLQQHFPLHVQAYNLKVGFVQSESTPNISQFQPSKLNPILASFTQASVREYPSITPSMAAQPANDRSIATGYLLHQKSSALNYAGSLLEFANPDLRTVLEISFLNSSRHAYDIWQYMVKKGYYPLSPAPQSEIQAIASIYQPLQ, from the coding sequence ATGCAATTAGCTACACATGAATTACGAGACTTAAGTGAATTGATTATGGGCTGTTACAACACGATTAATACAATGGCTACCTACATTCAACAAGCGCAGGAACTTGAATTAAAGCAGATGTTACAGCAGCACTTTCCGCTTCATGTACAGGCCTATAATTTAAAAGTGGGATTTGTACAAAGTGAGTCGACTCCAAATATTTCACAGTTTCAGCCCTCAAAATTAAATCCAATATTAGCTTCTTTTACACAAGCATCTGTCCGAGAATACCCATCAATTACACCAAGTATGGCTGCACAGCCGGCCAATGATCGATCAATTGCTACAGGTTATTTATTACATCAAAAATCTTCGGCATTAAATTATGCGGGCTCTTTATTAGAATTTGCAAACCCAGATTTAAGAACAGTTTTGGAAATCTCATTTTTAAATAGTAGTCGACATGCTTATGATATTTGGCAGTATATGGTGAAGAAAGGATATTATCCGCTATCACCAGCACCGCAATCTGAAATACAAGCGATAGCAAGTATCTATCAGCCGTTACAATAA
- a CDS encoding RpiR family transcriptional regulator yields MVNYASSLGDWAWFTACIGILFILQTVTGKETRT; encoded by the coding sequence ATTGTGAACTATGCTTCATCACTCGGAGATTGGGCCTGGTTTACAGCTTGCATCGGCATACTTTTCATTCTACAAACGGTAACAGGAAAAGAAACACGAACGTAA
- a CDS encoding cation:proton antiporter: MLFYFELVVILLCTKLAGDISVKLGQPSVLGKLIIGIIIGPAVFGIINSSELIDELSEIGVLLLMFIAGLETDLEELNRNLKSSFAVAVGGIIFPFSGGYLAGLAFGMLQSHAIFLGLLLCATSVSISVQTLRDLGKMNTRESTTILGAAVFDDIIVVILLAFVMSFLGTQDVNLTLVIAKKIIFFVSIVLIGWKGVPFIMRMLSPLRVSEALISAALIICFSFAYYSEAMGIAGIIGAFAAGIAISQTTYKHEVEHKIEPIAYAIFVPVFFVSIGMEITFQGIGDQIWFIVIMTIIAILTKLIGSGLGARLTGFSIQSSISIGAGMVSRGEVALIIASNGLAANMLAKENFTSIVIVVILTTIITPPLLKKYFV; this comes from the coding sequence ATGCTGTTTTATTTTGAACTTGTCGTTATCTTACTTTGTACGAAGTTGGCTGGTGATATTAGCGTTAAACTTGGTCAGCCATCTGTATTAGGTAAATTAATTATCGGAATTATTATCGGTCCCGCTGTCTTTGGAATTATTAATAGTTCAGAGCTTATTGATGAACTAAGTGAAATTGGTGTATTGTTACTAATGTTTATTGCGGGGCTGGAGACCGATTTAGAGGAATTAAATCGTAATCTGAAATCTTCGTTTGCGGTAGCGGTAGGCGGTATCATTTTTCCATTTTCCGGCGGGTATCTTGCAGGTTTAGCCTTTGGAATGCTACAATCGCATGCGATTTTTCTAGGGCTACTCCTTTGTGCTACTTCTGTGAGTATCTCTGTTCAAACATTGCGAGACTTAGGAAAAATGAACACGAGGGAAAGTACAACAATTTTAGGAGCTGCTGTTTTTGATGACATCATTGTTGTCATTTTGTTAGCATTTGTGATGAGTTTTTTAGGTACACAAGATGTAAATCTCACACTTGTGATTGCAAAGAAAATCATCTTTTTTGTCAGCATTGTTCTGATTGGCTGGAAGGGTGTTCCGTTTATTATGAGAATGTTGTCACCACTTCGCGTATCAGAAGCATTAATTAGTGCCGCACTAATCATTTGTTTCTCATTTGCGTATTATAGCGAGGCTATGGGGATTGCTGGGATTATTGGGGCGTTTGCAGCAGGAATCGCTATTTCACAAACGACATATAAGCATGAGGTAGAACATAAAATAGAGCCTATTGCTTACGCAATTTTCGTGCCAGTCTTTTTTGTTAGCATCGGTATGGAAATTACGTTTCAAGGAATCGGGGATCAAATATGGTTTATTGTCATTATGACTATTATTGCGATACTGACAAAATTAATTGGATCTGGTTTAGGAGCACGATTAACCGGTTTCAGTATACAGTCTTCTATTAGTATTGGCGCTGGTATGGTATCGAGGGGAGAGGTGGCCTTAATCATAGCTTCCAATGGACTTGCAGCGAATATGCTAGCGAAGGAAAATTTTACATCTATTGTCATCGTTGTTATTTTAACGACAATTATTACACCGCCGCTATTGAAGAAATATTTTGTATAA
- a CDS encoding ABC transporter permease subunit: MSKRIVVHSFEVLLQLFLSIIGIICVGALPGLFQGLQMNVSNYIQTLKQLGVGLLHISSLTYIPITQSKHPKPRDLFPQLFVHYKETMIVFLASFFISLIVAFVIVYILLRSNEKFQKRIKSFLLLLESIPDILLIIGSQLFVIWIFQQTGILAVNIAGVGGKSVIGLPIICLSLPTTIMFVKLLMLRFDTELEKDYVLFAKAKGLDTFYILNHHVLRNVLLSTLYFAKTNIWFMLSNLYIIEYLFNTLGIFIFIREHPTVEIFTVSLLLLYIPIFIIFKLAHYFVPASIKEAK; encoded by the coding sequence ATGTCTAAAAGGATCGTAGTTCATAGTTTTGAAGTTTTGTTACAATTATTTCTATCTATTATAGGTATCATTTGCGTAGGAGCTTTACCAGGGTTATTTCAAGGTTTGCAAATGAATGTTTCTAATTATATACAGACACTAAAACAACTAGGTGTGGGACTATTACATATTTCATCATTAACGTATATTCCGATTACACAGAGTAAACACCCAAAGCCACGCGACTTATTTCCACAATTGTTTGTACACTATAAAGAGACAATGATTGTCTTTTTAGCTTCATTTTTTATTTCACTGATTGTCGCTTTTGTCATTGTATACATTTTATTACGAAGTAACGAAAAGTTCCAAAAAAGAATCAAATCTTTTCTACTATTGTTAGAGTCTATTCCAGATATTTTACTGATTATCGGTTCTCAGCTCTTTGTTATTTGGATTTTTCAACAAACGGGTATTTTAGCAGTAAATATTGCAGGGGTGGGCGGGAAATCTGTAATTGGTTTGCCAATTATATGTTTAAGTTTACCCACTACCATCATGTTTGTTAAATTGCTAATGCTGCGCTTTGATACGGAATTGGAAAAAGATTATGTGCTATTTGCAAAAGCAAAAGGACTAGATACATTTTATATTTTAAATCATCATGTTTTGCGAAATGTATTATTAAGTACGTTATATTTTGCAAAAACAAATATTTGGTTTATGTTATCCAATCTATATATTATTGAGTATTTGTTTAACACGCTTGGTATTTTTATATTCATCAGAGAGCATCCGACAGTTGAAATATTTACGGTAAGTTTACTGTTACTGTATATACCAATTTTCATTATCTTTAAGTTAGCTCATTATTTTGTTCCTGCTTCCATAAAGGAGGCGAAATAA
- a CDS encoding DedA family protein, producing the protein MEQFILDVIEYLKQFSYFGVVLALTFEFIPAEIVLPLVGYWVYEGDMNFWLAVLAGTIGGTTGPLTLYALGYYGGRPLLIKYGKYFFIKEEQIQKADDFFGKYGPIVAFAGRFVPGVRTLISVPCGMAKMNIWQFSIYTFLAMLPLTTIYVYVGMKLGPHWNKAGAMVEQYMLPMLGVVCIVVVGILIYKFVKKRNKAESM; encoded by the coding sequence ATGGAACAGTTTATTTTAGATGTGATTGAATATTTAAAGCAGTTTTCTTATTTTGGTGTCGTTCTAGCATTAACATTTGAATTTATTCCGGCAGAAATTGTATTGCCACTTGTTGGGTACTGGGTGTATGAAGGTGATATGAATTTTTGGCTAGCAGTATTAGCAGGGACAATCGGAGGAACGACAGGACCATTAACACTATATGCTCTTGGTTATTATGGTGGTCGTCCTTTATTAATCAAATATGGGAAATACTTTTTTATAAAAGAAGAACAAATTCAAAAGGCAGACGATTTTTTTGGGAAATATGGCCCGATTGTAGCATTTGCTGGGAGATTTGTCCCAGGAGTTCGTACACTTATATCCGTTCCATGCGGAATGGCAAAAATGAATATTTGGCAGTTTAGTATTTACACATTTTTAGCGATGCTACCTTTAACGACTATATATGTATATGTAGGTATGAAGCTTGGACCTCATTGGAACAAAGCAGGTGCGATGGTAGAACAATATATGTTACCAATGCTAGGAGTAGTTTGTATTGTTGTAGTGGGAATTTTAATCTATAAATTTGTGAAAAAGAGAAATAAAGCAGAGTCTATGTGA
- a CDS encoding spore coat protein CotJB, translated as MAQTLPDEFYTWMEELQELDFVLIELTLYLDTHPDDVTAIKQFNDFSYKRRLLKQQIEEKYGPLQQYGNSYSNAPWDWSKGPWPWQI; from the coding sequence GTGGCTCAAACATTGCCAGATGAATTTTATACATGGATGGAAGAACTGCAAGAACTTGATTTTGTATTAATCGAGCTTACTCTTTATTTAGACACACATCCAGATGATGTTACTGCTATTAAACAATTTAATGATTTTTCCTATAAACGTAGATTATTAAAACAACAAATCGAGGAGAAATATGGTCCACTTCAGCAGTATGGAAATAGCTACTCTAACGCTCCATGGGACTGGAGCAAAGGTCCTTGGCCATGGCAAATATAA
- a CDS encoding ABC transporter permease subunit, giving the protein MWSFLKRDKRFWFGLLFLVSIVLASIGNTIWNNGEIRRVSILYDYDGKGGVLAAPFPPSWQFWLGTDRKGYDLLHLIVEGGKWTIGIALLIALLRVLFGILFGVLLGTYVKRGFAKIEAFFDSFTVIPMVMIAYFMLRSAIVFGNGEMTSSFYERASFEVILLTVLAVPTLAIYVANEVRKLFTEEFIDAARILGGSKRHIVFKHIFPHLYTSFVIVFIQQFVQTLIILLHLGMLGLFFGGTIVFYGEDIDSVTHEWSGLIGAYFRSLTVHPWIPLVPIMFFGLTIFSGNIMVLSIQQAMAKARLGEGVKTEKIEETKSLSQPKEDLFTFKHTI; this is encoded by the coding sequence ATGTGGTCATTCTTAAAGCGCGATAAGCGTTTTTGGTTCGGTCTTCTATTCTTGGTAAGTATAGTTCTAGCTAGCATTGGAAATACAATATGGAACAACGGAGAGATTCGCAGAGTATCTATTTTGTATGATTATGATGGAAAAGGTGGTGTACTAGCAGCTCCTTTTCCACCATCATGGCAATTTTGGTTAGGGACGGATCGAAAAGGATATGATTTATTGCACTTAATTGTAGAAGGTGGGAAATGGACGATTGGCATTGCTCTTCTTATTGCGTTGTTGCGTGTTCTGTTTGGTATCCTTTTTGGTGTCCTTTTAGGGACGTATGTAAAACGTGGCTTTGCAAAAATAGAAGCGTTTTTTGATAGTTTTACAGTCATTCCGATGGTTATGATTGCCTATTTTATGTTGCGGAGTGCAATTGTGTTTGGAAATGGTGAAATGACATCTTCTTTTTATGAACGAGCATCGTTTGAAGTTATTTTATTGACAGTTCTTGCAGTGCCAACACTTGCAATTTATGTAGCAAATGAAGTACGGAAATTATTTACAGAAGAATTTATTGATGCTGCAAGAATACTTGGGGGGAGTAAACGACATATTGTCTTCAAACATATATTTCCTCATTTGTATACAAGCTTTGTTATTGTCTTTATCCAACAATTTGTACAAACGCTTATTATTTTATTACATTTAGGAATGCTTGGTTTATTTTTTGGTGGGACAATTGTTTTTTATGGTGAGGATATAGATTCTGTTACTCATGAATGGTCTGGTTTAATTGGGGCGTATTTTAGATCTTTAACGGTTCATCCATGGATTCCTCTTGTACCCATTATGTTTTTTGGTTTAACCATTTTTTCAGGGAATATCATGGTGCTAAGCATACAGCAAGCAATGGCGAAGGCTAGATTGGGAGAAGGAGTAAAGACAGAGAAGATAGAGGAAACAAAGTCTTTATCCCAGCCGAAAGAAGATTTATTTACGTTTAAGCATACTATATAA
- a CDS encoding lactoylglutathione lyase, with the protein MDNIKNSIVLEVRNLKETLYFYEGVLGLEPSMKRPQLDVPGVWYDIGSIRICFIVNKKRRDVSDETLSTQIELNLPFCDLEKVQKKLEFYRVAYKEIADDHEEKKSIIVYDPDQYRLQIDSSVRRKESS; encoded by the coding sequence GTGGATAACATTAAAAACTCTATTGTATTAGAGGTACGAAATTTGAAGGAAACACTATATTTTTATGAAGGTGTATTAGGGCTTGAGCCTAGTATGAAGCGTCCACAATTAGATGTACCTGGAGTATGGTACGATATCGGCTCAATAAGGATTTGTTTTATAGTAAATAAGAAAAGAAGAGATGTATCTGATGAAACATTATCGACGCAAATAGAATTAAATTTACCGTTTTGTGATCTGGAAAAGGTCCAGAAAAAGTTAGAATTCTATCGTGTGGCATATAAAGAAATAGCAGATGACCATGAGGAGAAAAAATCTATCATTGTGTATGATCCAGATCAATATAGGCTTCAAATTGATTCATCAGTTAGAAGGAAAGAAAGTAGTTAA